From one Lycium barbarum isolate Lr01 chromosome 6, ASM1917538v2, whole genome shotgun sequence genomic stretch:
- the LOC132598528 gene encoding probable carbohydrate esterase At4g34215, with protein MVYRKTMFPYLLLLLLAHPAWVTTADLVNNCSLVKNIFILAGQSNISGRGGVINHSLHPLNQSWDGVIPRQCESNPSILRLSGGLRWVEAQEPLHKDIDVNNTVGVGPGMPFANTVLKKDPSIGVIGLVPCAVGGTTITEWAPGGFLYKQMIKRTKVATRCGGTIRAMLWYQGESDTTTLEDAKMYKVRLERFFKHVRHDLQLPNLQVIQVGIATALGPYMELVRKAQQDINIGNVKYVDAKGLQIGPDYTHLTTAAQVQLGQMLADAFLRN; from the exons ATGGTTTATAGAAAAACAATGTTCCCTTATCTTTTATTGCTGCTGTTGGCACACCCTGCGTGGGTAACCACAGCAGATCTAGTAAATAATTGTTCATTAGTTAAAAACATATTCATTTTAGCAGGGCAAAGCAACATTTCAGGCCGAGGCGGCGTGATTAATCACTCACTCCACCCTCTCAATCAGTCGTGGGATGGTGTCATCCCACGACAATGCGAGTCCAACCCATCAATCCTCCGATTAAGCGGAGGACTAAGATGGGTTGAGGCTCAAGAACCACTTCACAAAGACATAGATGTGAACAACACTGTTGGGGTTGGTCCAGGGATGCCATTTGCCAATACAGTATTGAAAAAAGATCCGAGTATTGGAGTGATTGGGCTTGTTCCTTGTGCAGTTGGAGGAACGACTATTACTGAATGGGCTCCTGGTGGATTCCTTTACAAACAGATGATTAAGAGGACTAAGGTTGCCACTCGATGTGGTGGAACGATCAGGGCGATGTTGTGGTACCAAGGTGAGAGTGATACAACAACACTTGAGGATGCTAAAATGTATAAGGTCAGATTGGAGAGATTCTTCAAGCATGTGCGACATGATCTGCAGTTGCCTAATCTCCAAGTGATTCAG GTAGGAATTGCAACAGCACTAGGCCCATACATGGAGTTGGTCAGGAAAGCCCAGCAAGACATCAATATTGGGAATGTGAAATATGTGGATGCCAAAGGGTTGCAGATTGGACCAGATTACACACACCTTACAACTGCTGCACAAGTTCAGCTTGGACAGATGCTGGCTGATGCCTTCCTTCGCAATTAG
- the LOC132644572 gene encoding uncharacterized protein LOC132644572, producing the protein MVMLLNTSRMMLVSNGGVEFIFQEEVRETRREIADKLSVQQLHVNEFIVQGYGQDARFNINGKTCSCKVWDLQQLPCAHALAALKAQRLPDYGERVYNLCSPYYSAEFHRLAYSKIINPVPPKEQWEWATENIINPPIVKRVKGRKRKKRIPTVGEDVKKRNKCSLCKQVGHKKTTCPDKRT; encoded by the exons ATGGTAATGTTGTTGAATACCTCAAGAATGATGTTGGTTTCGAACGGTGGAGTAGAGTTCATTTTCCAGGAAGAAG TGCGAGAAACTAGACGTGAAATAGCAGATAAATTATCTGTACAACAACTTCATGTGAATGAGTTTATTGTTCAAGGGTATGGTCAGGACGCAAGATTTAACATCAACGGCAAAACATGCTCCTGTAAAGTGTGGGATCTTCAGCAATTGCCTTGTGCCCATGCATTGGCAGCACTCAAAGCTCAGCGATTACCAGACTATGGTGAGAGAGTTTACAATCTATGTTCACCATATTATTCGGCAGAATTCCATCGGTTGGCTTATTCAAAGATTATAAACCCTGTTCCTCCAAAAGAGCAATGGGAATGGGCCACAGAAAATATAATTAATCCACCCATTGTGAAGCGTGTGAAAGGCCGGAAACGTAAGAAAAGGATCCCAACAGTTGGTGAAGATGTTAAAAAGAGAAACAAATGTTCTCTCTGCAAGCAAGTCGGCCACAAGAAGACTACTTGTCCCGATAAACGTACTTGA
- the LOC132644571 gene encoding uncharacterized protein LOC132644571: protein MIGTHHSYIFSDGSGFHKGYRFLNKEFVVNKLKLVAIGKGFEFATKKSNKSLVSVACVEKNCKWRVRVVKYISSNAFRITKYEPNHSCDLRSISGRHRHASASVIAEFIKERFREGKCPIPKEIMNIVSIELGCDVSYWTCWKAKQLAQNMIWGTPEHGYATLEAYRYEIEKANEDSFTALEVQDGRFLYFFVSYGPCIRGFKNIRNVLVVDGTFLTGQFGGVMLIASGQDSENQIYPTAWAVVNLENDLSWTWFFRQLLNVVPNTNELSIISDRNASIKKAIATVYDQAHHGVCTRHLGENIRTNFHAGSSILGLYYDASNRRVQ, encoded by the coding sequence ATGATTGGAACACATCATAGCTATATTTTTTCTGATGGCTCGGGTTTTCACAAAGGATATAGATTTCTGAACAAAGAATTCGTAGTGAACAAACTGAAACTTGTCGCAATCGGAAAGGGTTTCGAGTTTGCTACAAAGAAGTCCAACAAATCATTGGTAAGTGTTGCATGTGTTGAAAAAAACTGCAAGTGGAGGGTTCGTGTTGTTAAGTATATTAGCTCAAATGCCTTCCGTATCACAAAATATGAGCCTAATCACTCTTGTGACTTAAGATCTATATCTGGTAGACATAGGCATGCTTCTGCCAGCGTTATTGCAGAATTTATCAAAGAGAGGTTTAGAGAAGGAAAATGTCCTATACCGAAGGAAATAATGAACATTGTGAGTATAGAGTTGGGATGTGATGTTAGTTACTGGACATGCTGGAAGGCCAAGCAACTTGCAcaaaatatgatatggggaacaCCGGAACACGGATACGCGACACTGGAAGCATATCGGTACGAGATTGAAAAAGCAAATGAAGATAGCTTTACGGCTTTGGAGGTTCAAGATGGcagatttttatatttttttgtttCCTATGGGCCATGCATAAGAGGATTTAAGAACATAAGAAATGTCCTCGTTGTGGATGGCACTTTTTTAACGGGCCAATTTGGTGGTGTAATGCTAATTGCAAGTGGACAGGATAGTGAAAATCAAATATATCCTACAGCTTGGGCTGTGGTTAACTTAGAGAATGATCTTTCTTGGACTTGGTTTTTTCGTCAATTACTCAATGTAGTGCCAAATACAAATGAGTTATCCAtcatatcagacagaaatgccAGCATAAAGAAAGCAATTGCTACAGTTTACGATCAAGCTCATCACGGAGTATGTACCAGGCACCTTGGGGAAAATATTCGTACAAACTTCCATGCTGGTTCTTCAATCCTTGGTCTATACTATGACGCATCGAATCGAAGAGTTCAATGA